CACTGCACATGTATTACCTATGCATTCTGGAACTGACCCTAGAGCTCCTATGCTGGGGTCTTGGGAGGCCATGATTTGCTGAAAGTTGTTATCTTTATCCTTCCTGCTAATTATGCCTCTCCTCCAGACCTGTCACCCATGCTGCAAAGCAGAGAAGGGAGCCCTGAGTGCTGTTGGCTCCCATGCCTGCCTGGACCCTTGCTGGCCAAGGCAGagtggacttctttttttttttttttttttaaaaatggggatgTTTATTGGGCACTCAGGGATGGGCaagaggatgggaaggaaggcCTACATGTCACCACAACTGGTTCATGGTTGACGTTAAAAGCTGCTCCAATCTTATTTCATCATGATGctgctttcttctgtttcttcttttcattttctttttttttctttttcaatctcaGCAACATATTTCTCAATTTCTTCAGGATTTAGAATCTTGAGGGGCTGATCTTGCCTCATGACAGCAAGTTCAATGTTTTTGCCACCAGACTGGACCACTTCCAAGAGTGCCTTGATCACCAGCTTGATGGTCAGGTCATCTGTCTCAATGGCTTCATCAGTATAGTTCTTCTCCAGGAACTCATGTACTGACTTGGCCCCCTGGCCTATGGCATTGGCCTTCCATGCATGGTATGTGCCTGAGTGGTCTGTCTGATAGAGCCTGGGAGTGCCATCAAAGTCAAACCCCACAATAAGGGCAGAGATGCCAAATGGTCTGTGCCCATTGCTCTGTGTGTAACGCTGCTTCAGACTGGCAATGTAGCGGGTGATGTACTCCACTGTGACTGGGTCCTCCACAGTCAGCCGGTGACTCTGGCACTCTACCCGGGCCCTGTTGATGACTATCCTTGCATCTGCAGTGAGGCCTGCAAAGGCCATGCAGACATTGTCATCCAGAGCACAGATCTTCCGCACTGTTCTTTCATCTCGTAGTTTggccactgattttttttccacaCCAAGAACAACAATGTCCCTTCCTCGAACACCAACCTTTTTGAGAAAGGCTCGCCAGTGAACCAGTTAGGCTGATCAGCTGCTTCCAGGGATTCCTGTATGCTTCTGGTGCTTTTGCTGAAATGCTTGGATTACAAGTGGGCCGCAGTACCCATTAAGCATTTACTGGGTattgtaattccagccctcataCTTGAGTGGCTCATTCGTCTTCCCAGCCCACAAccactattcattcattcatttacagtTGACAAGGTGTCAGGGAGACTGCCTCACCCCGCCTTCTTCAGAGTGGACTTCTTGCTGCGTGCTGTTGCCCGAGTGCCTAGGTGGAGAACACATGAGGCAGAGCCTTAGCCAAGCTCACTGGACACAATGTCTAGTGACAAACCTGTTAATGGGGGCTGTTGTTACCTGCCCAGAGCCAGCCTTACTGCCTGACACATTGACAGGGCCTGAAGGGGCCCTGGATGACTCTTTGTCTTTCTGGAGTGGAGCAAGTGGCGAAGacaccctctcttctctctgtgcctggagaGGGATGCAGAGGAGGATGCTGACAGGGACCACAACCCACCCTCTAGCTACCCTCAGACCAGGCACTGCCCTCTCTTTGGCTTGGTGTACCAAGGACTTCCTCCCCTGGTTCCTGGCACAAAGGTTCTGGACAATGTAGTGACATAAGGAATGTGAGTGTTGGGCCAGTTAAACGAGGAGCTGGGGCTGGCTGTCACTCCGGCTCTCTTCCTGCCTCATGACTCTGCCTTTGATTTCCTGGCTTCTGAAGCTCTCTGGGAAGGTGGCTTTGGTCGTCCAGACACACAAACACCCCTCAGGTGAGGAAACGAGAGGTGCTCCTGCTGTCACGTTGAATGCAGGCTCCCAGCCTGGCCCCTGAGCCCCTGTCACCCGTCACCAGCCTCAACACTCACACCTGGCCCCTGTGGGAACTCCAGCCCTGGTTCCAGTCTTGCCCCTCTTTGAACTTTCTGTCGCATCTAGAGAAAGATGGAAATCAAGCTACTGGCTCTTCAGAGAGAAGATAGTCTTGTGGGGGTGGCTTTCTATTGGGGCTGTCTTTCTGCTCTGGCCTTTCTGGTCTCCAGAATCCCTGGCTCATGGCCCTGTAGCTCTTTTCTTGGGAGACATGACCCCTAGGATACTGTCAACTCAGGGTCATGGGCTGCCTGATCACTTGTGAAAGATGGGCTCTGCTCGTTAGAAGAGAGCTGCAGACAATTTTCTTACAGGAAGCTTGAGACTCACTTAATGCAACTACAAGTGGCActccatgagcctgtggggacacgTTATCCCCTCATTCTCAGGCCTTGTGTCTTTCCCAGACTCCCTTGCAGTGAAGTTCCCACCACGTGACTAGTTCTGACCTATGTTCTGGGAGCAGAGACAGACTGGACCACTTCTGGGTGGAGGTGCCAGGAGTTCGTGTGACCTCTCTGCTCTTTTTCTCTTGCAGTGGTGACCTGGTGGCTATGCGTTCTGCATGGAGCTATAGGATGGAGAAGAGAGACATTTGTAATGTGGTAAGCCATGGGGGTTTGCCAGCACTTCCTGTCCTAACTGATCCAGAGGTTCTCAAGAATGTGGCTCCATGTAGCCATGGCCCTTATGTGTTGTGTCTGGTTCAGCTCCTGGGTCCTCGCTTCCCGGAGTCTCCGTGGATTCTGCTGCCTTCTGCCTCATGATGTCAGCATGATGCCTCATGGCACAGGccttttctagttttcttttctaagtTTGTGTCTTGGACAATAGTGCTCCTGAGAAACACAGCTGACCTCCCCAAGAAGTCCTCACTTGTGTGGCTTCTTCCCACACCACTTTCCCATTCAGGAAAGGGTAGCCTTGGTGTAAGGGGCCCATGGGGATTTGACACATTGATGTGTGAGTCAAGAGTCACTGCTGGGCAAATGCTCCATAGCCAGCAGGTTGAATAGCTTTCACTGGGTCACTGTTCACTGCACAATGGTCTCTTCCTTCTAAACCTTTCACCTGGCTTTATCTTTGCCCCCAAGGCAACCTTTTGCATTGGCCACCAGAGAACTCTTTCTGATGCCCCCACCCTGCTGAAGAGGAGTACTGTGGTTCTGCACATGGGATCCAGACTCTAAAAGCCCCGGtttgagtccttttttttttggctgtcatGTTTGAGTAACCTTTGATAACTTACCTAACCTCTCTGTGCCCCAGTTTCCACAACTGTTTTTGGAGATGGTAGTTTCTTCTATCCCAGGTGCCTGGAAGGATTAAATGAGCTGATATACATGGTGATTAATTTTGGGGGGCGAAAATAGTTCAAGGATCTCAGGCTAGTGTCTGTTAAGCTCTTTCCACTCCTCCTACTGTTCTTTGACCCAACCTTCAGCTCTTTGACTTGTTCCAGACACACTGGGCCTTCCTGTCTTCTCCACTGGGGCTCACTTCTCCCTGGGTCACTCTGGAGAGTCAGCTCAGGGTCACCCCTTCAGGAAACCCTCTGCATATGCTACAGTGACAAAACACAGCACACTGGCCAGAGTAAACAACAGAGAGAGTCTCACCGTCCTAGAAGACTGGAAGTCCAGGTTGAAGGTATGAGCAGGGGTGTTTTTTATTTGAGGCCTCGGGCTGGCTGGCAGATGTCTGCCTGTCACTGCCTGTCATATTCTGTGCCCTGTAAGGTGCAGGTTTGTActtgaatttccttttttttttttttaaattatttatttatttatttgagagagacagacacagagagaaagacagatcgagggagagagagagaatgggtgcgtcagggcttccagcctctgcaaatgaactccagacgcgtgcgcccccttgtgcatctggctaatgtgggacctggggaactgagcctcgaactggggtccttaggcttcacaggcaagcgcttaaccgctaaaccatctctccagcccccttgaattTCCTTTTAAGGCTTGTtttgggcatgtgtgtatgtatgtgtgtgtgctgttcaCGTATGTGGGAACGTGCATGTGCATGAAGAGGGCGGAAGTTGATTTGGAGTAGTTTCATCAATTGCtcctccaccttattattatttttttttagacagggtctctcattgaatttAGTAATTTGCCTGGATAAGCTAGCAAGTCCTggagaccctcctatctctgctttcccagCATTCAGATTACAGGGGTGCACCATGTCTGGtcttttttgtgggtgctggggaccaaactcaagtcttcatgtttgagccatcttcccaacatccctttctttttct
The genomic region above belongs to Jaculus jaculus isolate mJacJac1 chromosome 5, mJacJac1.mat.Y.cur, whole genome shotgun sequence and contains:
- the LOC101611844 gene encoding proteasome subunit alpha type-7-like — translated: MAFAGLTADARIVINRARVECQSHRLTVEDPVTVEYITRYIASLKQRYTQSNGHRPFGISALIVGFDFDGTPRLYQTDHSGTYHAWKANAIGQGAKSVHEFLEKNYTDEAIETDDLTIKLVIKALLEVVQSGGKNIELAVMRQDQPLKILNPEEIEKYVAEIEKEKKRK